The Dromaius novaehollandiae isolate bDroNov1 chromosome 27, bDroNov1.hap1, whole genome shotgun sequence genome contains the following window.
GGCAAATATTGTGTGCTCTAGAACTGTAAAGAACTTAtattgccatctgccaacctatAGTATTAAATGCATCTTCTGAATATACCAATACTTGCTATTCAAGGAACTAATTTTAAACTTTTGAAACAATATGATGGCATAAAATGTGCAGCAGTCAATAGGAAcctctttaaaagaagaaatatgtATCATTAAGTAACTTCTTTGTTCATGGGAATGATTCCTCTGCCTTCCCAAAACTGTTTTCTACTTCATCTCTGTAGCTTGAATAGCACTTGCAGAAATGAATCTTTAGTTGCTATCCTAAATTCAGGGACCTCCAAACCTTTACGGACTTGGCCTGAATTAAATTATGACTACCTTTTTCCATAGTATAATACCCATGTTTTGAATAGTACAAATTCTTGCATTTCAATTTCCTGTTGCCTGATCTCTGAAAAACAATCTGCTCTTATCCTGGCTCTGGCAATGCTAGCTTTTATAGTGTTCAGCCACATCTGCCACTGGCTAATCCATTGCATCAGGTCTGTGCCCAGCCTGATGTGAGCCTCCTGTTTCACAAGGCCCTTTTTCTGTTTGTCAGCAGTCTTGTCTTTACAGGCATGCAGACTGGTGAGAGCCAAGTCATTCTGTCAGAGCCAGTTTCGTGGCTTTCTTGTCTGAGGTAGTGATTCTGTGCTCTCAGAAGTAGTTCTGTGCTGGTGCAGTTGTTTCCTTCTGTAATGCATAAAAAGGGTTGTGAAGGGGGGATCAGTGACTAGGCTTAGGCTGTTCCTATATACCCAAACTGGGTGTCTTGACACTTTTCATCTTGATGCTCCAAACTACTCTGTGTGCTTACTAGAATAGGAAACTTCTGCAGGAGAGAAAGCTGTTGGGCAGGTAAAGGGTTGGGAGGGTTGGACTAACTTTGAAATAGCCAAAgcacctcctggccctgctcTGTATTACTTCCAGTAGCTGCTTTGGGCCAGGCTCTCCAGTTTTGAGCCCCATGGctgttgcttctgctgctgctggccaggtGGTGGCTCTAAGCAACCAGAAAAAGCTGAGAAATGAGGTGAGGGAGAGCAGGTGGCAAAACTCTCACCCTGCCTCTAGGGTAATAGCTGATGAGTCTTGGGACAAGTAGTAAAAGGTAGTGTTCCAGCATTTGCTAATGAGGGAAGCAGAGTGTGGGAGATAGGCAAAAGACCTGTCTTATGAAATGCTTGGTAATACTATGAAAGATGGGTTTTCAGTTACAAAGGTTACATTGTGCCTGTCTGAGGACTTACCttctttctttattccttccCTGCCTATTTGAAAATTACTGGTTTAACTTCTTTATGGGCTACTATGATTCTTCCCATATGCATGCAGTATGGCTAGCATGATGTTTATGAAAAGCCTATTGTGCATACGTAAGGGATTTCTGAAGCTTCTGGATAGATGCTGCCCTTAGTGAAAGCAGCAGGTCTGTTCTATGTGTGCACTAGTCCTGTGCAGGATGTGTAAAATACCATTAAACTTCCCACCAAGAAATAGGACAGTTGCATGTCTGAGAAGTCAACATGTCTTTAAATCTACTCCAATTAGATTTAACAGGAAAGGATGGCATATCCAGAGAAAAATAGGTTCAGTTATAGATCATATTAGCTTCTTCCAGTGCACTTTCATAGTGCAAGACTTATCCTCCAAGTCTGAAGGTTTGTTACTTCCTCAGAACCATTTTGACTTGTGTTGCTGCCTCCTGCTGCTATAGCTGCatgctttttccccttttacgCGTGGATCTCCTTTATATCTTAGAACTGTAATGCAAAGCATCTTAGAAACATCTGTATCTTCAATTATGCTGACTTGTCCAAATTGTGTTCTGGTGCATTCCTAGAAATATTTCAGAGTGTTGGATTACGGACTGCAGTGGTAGCTGGTCAGCCCAAATTGGTTCAAATAGTAactatttttaaatctcttactCTGCTTATCTTTAAGTCTTGCTGACTCACTTTCAGattaaaaacagaatatatatgaAGAGGCAACTTCATCTGTAGTTAATAAAGCTGTTTTTGCTTTCCACCTGACTTCAATAAACATATGTAGTGCTTCATTACCATATAGCTCAAGAATGGCTTGAGCTAAACCAGGCTCAGTGCTGAGTTGTCTTTGTCCCTTTGATAGGACAGAAGTCATTAgatgtaaatatgtatttctgaTAGCTAGGGGGGATTGTGACTCTAAAGATTTCAAATCTGTAGCTGAGGAGACAGGGGGGATGCTCTGTGTGCATTCATGTGGCCACTTTATAGTACAGCCATTTATGCTCAAGTTTTTTGCTGTAGCAGTGCTTGAACTACTGGCTGTCTCTAAAGGAGTATCTCCCTTTCCTCTTGAACATTTTCTGCTCTTGAAAGAAAGTACAATtgagaagcagagaaagggagTGATTAAGTGGTACAGGCAGTGACTGCCCACTGCTGCAGAAGCAACAGGCAACAGCCCGGAGGGCTTGGGAAATATAGCAGAAAAGTGGTATTTCAGATGCTGCTGATCTGCAGCCTGGGCCTTAAGTGAGGATTTATAAACTATGGAAAAGGGATTCTGCTGGTacacttgtatttttaaattgctctgGCAGGACAAAAATAAGTTAAACTAACCTGCATAGTATAGGACATAGTTCTTAAGCAGTAACTTATTTTCTCAGGTATTCAGCACTTAGCCGTAGCAGGTATTATATATCACTGATAGGTAGAAATCAAGCTACTTTTTATTTCTAGATACAGTTTTGGATACCTTATTCTGGATTTCCTTGGAAGTTTAAAAAGCGTGATCTATGTAGAAAGTAACTTATAAAAAGAATATTCCTCTTGTCTCCCCAGATGAAGTTAGGAATGGGACATACAAGCAACTCTTTCATCCTGAACAACTGATATCTGGTAAAGAAGATGCTGCAAATAACTATGCTCGAGGTCATTACACAGTTGGAAAAGAGATAATTGATTTGGTTCTAGAGCGTATCAGGAAACTGGTAAGACTTTTCTGCACTGAAGGCTGTCAAACTACTATAGCCTGTTTTACAGGATTTGGAAATTAGTTTCTCAAATACAGGCATGTAAATTGAGCTCTGTTTGTTCCATGCTGGGAGAAGCTGTGGACTTACTCTGCATCAGTTTTTACTCTTAGCCAGCTGAGAGCGGTTTGGAATACTTCTGTCAAATATGGTTTTCAAATGGCCTAAAATGCTGATGAGACATACAAAATTTTTTACCTTCATGTTCAACTTGGTAAAGCCAGGACTGAGTCTGTGTACATAATTATTCTGATTTGCGTAGTTCCTGCTGGAAAAGGATTGGTCTCTGGCTGGGGCTCTTGAAAGGAAGTTTAAATAGGAGTGTTTGCATTTGTGGCTTAGACTTTTatgtttgcatttccttttattatAATCTTAGATTCTATTTTATGGTAGCAATggtagaaaaaggaaataaatctcaGTAAGTTGTGATATTTCAGGCTTCACAGTCCTTTGAACATCTGGCAAATTTATGAAGGTCTGACTTAGGTTAGAGTTCCTTTTAGAGCAGCTGTCCTGCACTGAGTACTTCTGCAATGTGTTCTCATTGCAGAAAAGAAATCCAGGGCTTACCTCTAGTGCTTTAATATGAATACTAAATGAGTCATTGAAATGTTCCTTTTGCAGGCGAAAACTTGTTTTATACTCAACATCTAGCTTTAGAGACAGTGCCTTAGCAAAGTGCCTTACAGAGAAGTCTATAGCAGTCTGTATTCTGAACTGGGAAATGCTGTCCTTGTTTCCTTTTACAAGCTAGCTGTTGTACTCTGTCCTGGGAATCAAGCTGAGCATCATGTGGCACTCCTTTCTAGGAAGAATGCAGTTTCTTCAACTGAGAAGAGCCAGAATGGCAGCATAATTTGACAGCTCTTTTCCCTAAACTCAGTAATGTGCTTGCAACTTTTACAGGACTACAGCAACAGTTCTTGGACAGTGTAATGTTACAGGGATCTACTACCTTTTGGGCTGGTAGTGAATGTCAATTTTCTGTAGTACTTTGAAAATTATTGCTTTGCTGGGTCAATGTTACATGGCCTTGTCCTAAGAACAGCCTAGATCAAGTTCTAAGTATTTAAAGTGGAAAGGTCCTTTTCCAAGAAGGAGAGAACTTAAAATACCCAGTAATACAAATTTGGATTGTTTTTTATGGGGCACTTTCTTGATTAACAACAGATGAATCAAATTCAGTGCTTTTCTGAAGCTTGGACAGTTGGTATATGTCAATTTAGACTTGGTTCCTTGAGATAGGCTTGTTCTGGGGTTCTGAATGTCTAGGCACAAGTGCTGTAatacatgtatttcttttttttttcagtctgatcAATGCACTGGCTTGCAGGGTTTCCTGATTTTCCACAGTTTTGGGGGAGGCACTGGCTCAGGTTTTACTTCTCTGCTGATGGAGCGCCTGTCAGTTGactatggaaaaaaatcaaaattggaATTTGCCATCTACCCTGCACCACAGGTCTCGACAGCTGTTGTTGAGCCATACAACTCCATCCTGACTACCCACACCACTCTGGAGCATTCCGACTGTGCCTTTATGGTTGACAATGAGGCCATCTATGACATTTGCCGTAGGAATTTGGACATTGAACGCCCGACCTACACCAACCTCAATCGCCTCATTGGTCAAATAGTCTCTTCCATTACCGCTTCACTCAGATTTGATGGTGCCTTAAATGTGGATCTTACTGAATTTCAAACTAACTTGGTGCCTTACCCTCGTATCCACTTCCCATTGGTAACATACTCCCCAATTATTTCAGCAGAGAAAGCCTATCACGAGCAACTCTCTGTGTCTGAGATAACCAATGCTTGCTTTGAGCCATCCAATCAGATGGTGAAGTGTGACCCTCGCCATGGCAAGTACATGGCCTGTTGTATGCTATATCGTGGAGATGTTGTCCCCAAGGATGTCAATGCTGCTATTGCTGCTATCAAAACCAAGCGCACAATCCAGTTTGTGGACTGGTGCCCCACTGGTTTTAAGGCAAGTCTCAGTCATGTCATTGTGAATCTTGTATACAGACTGTTCACTCTCTTTATTGACTTAAGTATAATACTTCTCATTAAGATATTCTGTAGGTACCTAATGTGTATTTTGAGATGGAGGCTTATGTTCTTGTACAGAACTTTTTTCTCATAAGTGAAACAATCTGTTCAGCTACTGTTGTCTGAATTTCTTGATTAGTTGTTGTCAAATGCTACAAAAACTCACTGTCTTCTGCTTTTCATGTAGGTTGGCATCAATTACCAACCACCAACAGTGGTTCCTGGTGGTGACCTAGCCAAAGTCCAGCGTGCAGTGTGCATGCTGAGCAACACTACAGCCATTGCTGAGGCATGGGCTCGTCTGGACCACAAGTTTGACCTGATGTATGCCAAACGTGCCTTTGTTCACTGGTATGTTGGTgaagggatggaggagggagaaTTCTCAGAGGCTCGGGAAGACTTGGCTGCACTTGAGAAGGATTATGAAGAAGTGGGCACAGACTCAATGGATGGAGAAGATGAAGGTGAAGAATATTAAAGTGAATTGCAGGTCTTTACCATTTTACTGCCTTTTCAGCAACAGTGTAAATCATGTCAAAAGATTGGAATAAATTTCTTTAATCAAGACAACTGCTAGTGTCCAAACACTGTATGTACGTTCTTTAACTATCTACAAGTAGTCAGGTCTGGCATAATGATTGAATTTGCTTCTGAGGAAGACTGCTAAAGAAAATCATGCTCTTGTTGGACCAGTTCTTATTTTAAGACATTGCTACTCTTAAGAGCAAATAGTGTGCACTTGACCCCAGAATCCATGATTAAAACAGCTGTGGTAAAGCTTTTGTTGAAAGATTGGAAATTGTAGCTTAATGCAACACTACTATATTAGCAATTTTTTTCAGAGCTCTAAACCTAGTGTCACCTAAGAAGCAACAGGAACTGACCTTGTGTTACTTTCAAGAAAAGATGGAACACCTTGAAAGCCAGAGGCTACTTAAATTAGTCTTCTCCTAACTTAGGCTTAGCATGGGCCAGTAATTTAGGAATGCAGTAAGCTAACAGGGGAACAGATGCCCAGAACGGATGTGCATAAGGAACCTGCCACTTGCCCTTGTCACAGCCTCTGCCACCGGTGCCCTGGCCATGCCTTGTCCTCCAACAAAATGGATGTAGCCCCTGTCTGCCAGCTTTCTGTGGAACCAGCCTTTGGCCTGAGGCTCATCCTGGAGCAAAATCTTTGGGTTAGCTGGCAGTGTTAAACACTAGCTTTCCCTGAAACTGATTCTTCTGCAGCAGGAATTTGTCCATTGGTTCAAAAGTGCGAGTTGAcatcctcctttctcttcccatttGACATGTAAGCTGACTTAACCTCCAGATTAGCCCAAGCTTCTGTTATCTTCAGGTGTGGACAGCCTCTGTCTCAAACCTTGTTCAACATGGTCTGAGTGGGGCTTGGGTGTGCAGGGCTCACTGACTTACAAACTAAAAAACCTTACTATTTGTAATTTACTGTCTTAGGTAATTCTGAAGAAACTCTCCCACAGATCCAGCAGAGGTAGAATGTCCCAAGATGTTAAGACAATTCCTGAATACTTTGAATGTGATTATGTTACCAAAGTCTGATTACTAGAGATTAGATTTTATGAGCTGGAGAATTTTTTCCAGTCCTATTTCAACCTTATGTATATTATTTAATAGCTGAGTGTGATTCAGGCCAAGCTTTGAAGCATCTTAGTTGATTAAGATGAGCATACCTGCTTAGCAGGAGTTCATAAAAATGGCTTAACTTCCTTCTGTATGGGGAAATCAACAGTAATCAGATAATGCTGCAGTATTTGACTTCAGTTGATAAAATGGGATTCTTTTTCCATTATTCCCTAACCTTGTGGGATTATTTTCCCATATTCCCTAGCCTCAGTTCTAGCTGTGATTTAGGTGTGCATGTTCTACTAGATGAGGGTATCACTTTTAATTGAGACTAATAGGTCGGTTCTGTTGACTGAAGTTCTAACAGAACAGCCTGATTTGCTAGAGCTGGCCATGAAAAGCTGCTGTGTTCAGTTAGCATGTTGCTTGTGTTCTTGCAGTTATGGGGTCAGTTCACTTCATCAGATTTGAAATTCATCTGACCAGTTTAATATAGATGTAGGGAGTGATCCTCAAGCTTTATAACCTagatcagctgctcacagactAGATTGTTTCCAGCTGTGGTCTTGTGCAGAAAATACAGATGTTGCAtagaaacaaaagcaattaaTGTCTCTATCGACA
Protein-coding sequences here:
- the LOC112983875 gene encoding tubulin alpha-8 chain produces the protein MRECISVHVGQAGVQIGNACWELYCLEHGIQPNGTMPSDKTIGGGDDSFNTFFSETGAGKHVPRAVFVDLEPAVIDEVRNGTYKQLFHPEQLISGKEDAANNYARGHYTVGKEIIDLVLERIRKLSDQCTGLQGFLIFHSFGGGTGSGFTSLLMERLSVDYGKKSKLEFAIYPAPQVSTAVVEPYNSILTTHTTLEHSDCAFMVDNEAIYDICRRNLDIERPTYTNLNRLIGQIVSSITASLRFDGALNVDLTEFQTNLVPYPRIHFPLVTYSPIISAEKAYHEQLSVSEITNACFEPSNQMVKCDPRHGKYMACCMLYRGDVVPKDVNAAIAAIKTKRTIQFVDWCPTGFKVGINYQPPTVVPGGDLAKVQRAVCMLSNTTAIAEAWARLDHKFDLMYAKRAFVHWYVGEGMEEGEFSEAREDLAALEKDYEEVGTDSMDGEDEGEEY